In Parabacteroides timonensis, the genomic stretch TATGTAACTGTTTATTCCAACGCTTCGATACTTGGTCGTATCACGATTGGAGAAGGATCTGTGATAGGAGGTAATATCTGGTTGACCCATAGCGTACCACCCAACTCTAAGGTATTGCAGTCTCGAGCCGTTGAAGATAAATAAACCTTTTTCTTTTTTTAGGTCAAAACACTACTGTAAATTAAAGAGAAATACGTATGTTTGCGTTACACCCTGACAGGGTTTAATACCTTAAATGCATACGTGATGAGCAAAGTAAAAACGTTAGATGACCTTCGGAAGATGCGCGAGTCCTTACGCACCTCCCTCGATTTACGCGAGAAAAGTAATAATCCCGAACAAATGGTTCAGATCAAGGTCGCGATGGCCACCTGTGGAATAGCGGCGGGTGCCAAAGAAGTGATGAGTTACTTTATTGAAGTACTCGATCGTGAACGTGTGGATGCACTGGTTACCCAAACCGGCTGTATGGGATATTGCTATGCAGAACCCACAGTTGAAATTACTGTTCCCGGTAAAGAACCGATCGTATTCGGGCGTGTCAACAGGACAAAAGTTGAAGAGATCGTTACTAATTATATCAAACAAGGTATTTTGGTGGATGATATTATACCTGTCAATTATAACTCGGTCGGTCCCGAATAACAAACCTATCCAAATACTTACATAATGGCACAATTTAGCAACTATATTCTGGTGTGCGGAGGAACAGGCTGCCGTGCATCTCAAAGCGAACTTATACTAGAAAACTTAAAGGAAGCAGTCAGGCAAAACGGTTTACAGGAGAGCGTACAGGTGATCCGGACCGGTTGTTTCGGCTTCTGTGAGAAAGGTCCTGTCGTAAAATTGATACCGGATAACACCTTCTATGTAGAAGTCAAACCGGAAGATGCGGAAGATATCGTGAACGAGCATCTGATAAAAGGGCGAAAAGTAGAACGTCTGCTCTACGTAAATCCGGAAACAAAAGAACTGATATTCGATTCCAAACATATCAACTTCTATAAAAAACAATTGCGTATCGCCTTGCGTAACTGTGGTTTTATCAATCCTGAGAACATCGACGAATACATTGCCCGTGACGGTTATATTGCTCTGGGTAAAGCCCTGACGGAAATGACACCCGATGAAGTGATCAAAGAGATCATCGATAGCGGACTGCGTGGCAGGGGCGGCGGTGGTTTCCCGACCGGACTCAAATGGCAGATCACCCGTAAGGTACAGGCTCCTCAGAAATATGTAGTCTGTAATGCCGACGAAGGAGACCCCGGTGCATTCATGGATCGTTCCATCCTGGAAGGCGATCCGCACTCCATTGTTGAAGCAATGGCTATCAACGGATACTGTACCGGAGCCAATAAAGGACTGGTTTATATCCGTGCCGAGTACCCGCTGGCCGTCGAACGGCTGAGAATAGCGATCCGGCAAGCCAAAGAATACGGCCTCCTGGGAGAAAACATCTTCGGAACGGATTTCTCTTTCGATATTCAGATACGTTACGGAGCCGGAGCATTTGTCTGCGGGGAAGAGACTGCGCTGATCCACAGTATGGAAGGTCTTCGTGGTGAAGCAACCGTGAAGCCGCCGTTCCCCAGTGAATGCGGGTATAAAGGCTGTCCGACCAATGTTAATAATGTAGAGACCTATGCCAATATCCCGGTTATCCTTCTGAAAGGAGCCAAATGGTTCAGTAGTATCGGAACGGAGAAAAGCAAAG encodes the following:
- a CDS encoding (2Fe-2S) ferredoxin domain-containing protein, whose product is MSKVKTLDDLRKMRESLRTSLDLREKSNNPEQMVQIKVAMATCGIAAGAKEVMSYFIEVLDRERVDALVTQTGCMGYCYAEPTVEITVPGKEPIVFGRVNRTKVEEIVTNYIKQGILVDDIIPVNYNSVGPE
- a CDS encoding NADH-ubiquinone oxidoreductase-F iron-sulfur binding region domain-containing protein translates to MAQFSNYILVCGGTGCRASQSELILENLKEAVRQNGLQESVQVIRTGCFGFCEKGPVVKLIPDNTFYVEVKPEDAEDIVNEHLIKGRKVERLLYVNPETKELIFDSKHINFYKKQLRIALRNCGFINPENIDEYIARDGYIALGKALTEMTPDEVIKEIIDSGLRGRGGGGFPTGLKWQITRKVQAPQKYVVCNADEGDPGAFMDRSILEGDPHSIVEAMAINGYCTGANKGLVYIRAEYPLAVERLRIAIRQAKEYGLLGENIFGTDFSFDIQIRYGAGAFVCGEETALIHSMEGLRGEATVKPPFPSECGYKGCPTNVNNVETYANIPVILLKGAKWFSSIGTEKSKGTKVFALAGKVNNVGLIEVPMGTTLREVIFGIGGGIKDGKKFKAVQTGGPSGGCLTEKHLDLPIDYDNLIAAGSMMGSGGMIVMDEDDCMVAMAKFYLDFTVEESCGKCAPCRIGNKRLHEMLQKITTGRATIEDLDKLRNLAMVIKDTALCGLGQTSPNPVLSTMDNFYEEYLAHVDEQRCPSHQCRELTQYFINPEKCKGCTMCARICPVHAITGSRKVPHTIDSEICIRCGSCIEKCKFDAIYVH